A window from Leptothermofonsia sichuanensis E412 encodes these proteins:
- a CDS encoding DUF6331 family protein has protein sequence MHQNKVDRLLDAFDFSPAHVQKWMAQTDAQILNQARDQLQVLVHSMVDPTCTYSSEQLNFWGNYSAWKPLFNQWETLIMPLDQAIPILLSQDISKSVDFYQKLGFESHYPVNATTDYVILCRGSLEIHLSFFPEIVPSESHLACYLRVAHVDELFQAFQTLKLPAEGIPRLGSLEDKPWGMREFYVVDPDGNLLKIGQVIAE, from the coding sequence ATCCATCAAAACAAAGTTGACAGACTACTAGATGCCTTTGACTTTAGCCCCGCACATGTCCAGAAATGGATGGCTCAAACCGATGCTCAAATCCTAAACCAAGCGCGCGACCAATTGCAGGTTTTAGTCCACTCTATGGTTGACCCAACCTGTACCTATTCCTCTGAGCAACTCAACTTTTGGGGCAACTATTCCGCCTGGAAACCTTTATTCAACCAATGGGAGACTTTAATTATGCCGTTAGATCAAGCCATTCCCATCCTGCTTTCACAGGATATTTCTAAAAGTGTTGACTTCTATCAAAAGCTGGGTTTTGAGAGTCATTATCCAGTCAATGCAACCACCGATTACGTCATTCTATGCCGGGGTTCACTAGAAATTCATCTCTCTTTCTTTCCAGAAATTGTGCCTTCAGAGTCGCATCTGGCCTGCTATTTACGAGTTGCCCACGTAGATGAATTATTTCAAGCATTTCAAACCTTAAAACTACCCGCGGAAGGCATTCCTCGCCTCGGCTCCTTAGAAGATAAACCCTGGGGAATGCGGGAATTTTATGTCGTTGATCCGGATGGAAATCTATTAAAAATAGGGCAGGTGATTGCAGAGTGA
- a CDS encoding class I SAM-dependent methyltransferase, with the protein MTEPFPFYQGYDCYRARYPKDAIAQILSGITNHPIVAADIGAGTGIGSRQLADQGVQVIAVEPGAEMRNGAVPYDGVNFVEGTAEQVPLETASVDLVTSFQAFHWFDFAQSLKEFHRILKPDGRLALVWNFWDQQDTVSHAYTKSLYQASKPADKYLKPAEKFSLEGGFNALRYQLFWYGVYLPYFKNLRRYIFTFEQFLDLEGLIGLARSQGSTPQSGVELARLEAKLAELYDRYATPQGQVRLRYETHLYLAHKN; encoded by the coding sequence TTCTGGCATAACCAACCATCCCATTGTTGCTGCTGACATCGGTGCCGGGACAGGCATTGGCTCCCGGCAACTGGCAGACCAAGGAGTGCAAGTGATTGCGGTGGAACCGGGGGCTGAGATGCGGAATGGGGCGGTACCCTACGATGGTGTGAACTTTGTGGAAGGGACTGCCGAGCAGGTGCCGCTGGAAACGGCATCGGTCGATTTAGTCACCTCCTTCCAGGCGTTTCACTGGTTCGACTTTGCCCAAAGCCTGAAGGAATTCCACCGCATCCTCAAGCCAGATGGCCGTTTGGCTCTAGTCTGGAACTTCTGGGATCAGCAGGATACGGTTTCTCATGCCTACACCAAAAGCCTCTACCAGGCATCCAAACCGGCAGATAAGTATTTGAAACCAGCCGAAAAGTTCTCCCTTGAGGGCGGATTTAATGCCCTCCGCTACCAGCTATTCTGGTATGGCGTTTACTTGCCCTACTTTAAGAATCTGCGGCGTTACATCTTCACCTTTGAGCAGTTTCTAGATCTGGAGGGGCTGATTGGACTGGCTCGTAGTCAGGGGTCTACGCCACAATCGGGGGTGGAGTTGGCAAGGCTGGAGGCAAAGCTTGCGGAGTTGTACGATCGCTACGCTACTCCCCAGGGCCAGGTGCGCCTACGCTACGAAACCCACCTTTATCTGGCTCATAAGAACTGA
- a CDS encoding YdcF family protein → MKAILIVLGNPPNPDGSVSRILQSRLDLAIALYHTGKVHKLILAGSAVYNQHIEAKIMEKYCLEQGVKAIDIYVECLSRNTYENALYSASIVHSKSQHPVIVITSHFHRLRTTIIFQHYFKHFQILTPPLIWTDFVRSWHLYLWEIYLTTKLLVLGDDRLTRKSISP, encoded by the coding sequence GTGAAAGCCATCCTCATTGTTCTGGGGAATCCTCCCAATCCCGATGGCAGCGTGAGTCGCATCCTTCAATCCAGGTTAGATTTGGCGATCGCGCTCTATCACACAGGTAAGGTTCACAAACTGATTCTGGCCGGAAGTGCTGTTTACAATCAACATATAGAAGCAAAAATCATGGAAAAATATTGCCTGGAACAAGGAGTTAAGGCAATCGATATATATGTCGAATGTTTATCAAGAAATACTTACGAAAATGCACTATATTCTGCATCTATAGTTCATTCTAAAAGTCAACATCCAGTCATCGTGATCACTTCTCATTTTCATCGACTCCGAACAACAATCATCTTTCAGCATTACTTTAAACACTTTCAAATTTTGACTCCTCCATTGATATGGACAGACTTTGTCAGATCTTGGCATCTTTATCTTTGGGAAATCTATTTGACAACAAAGTTACTTGTTCTAGGTGATGACAGGTTGACAAGAAAGTCTATTTCTCCTTAA
- a CDS encoding YwqG family protein — translation MTTYRLEDLGCGEALRAILREEISDAEIAAIESTIRPFVAIETTVSGSNSPLPWESRFGGRPYLPTGTDYPHIDGKPAPLLAQINFAEVPPLEGFPTSGILQFYAVDKPTWQWNHSWFATEGRTSMSYGELMELAGAKVLFFPEPILSVKAVTTDFRFLPSFEHSLVPERLDLRFQIQLAPMDVGGLNTWVETLRESEFFAENYDYALRELSDRTSNDPSLEEAAHLLYGDGHRLGGYPAFSQSDPRTQLFPLAFGESFPPYDLLFRMVGQPGVNLHDSILYFLIPPADLQSRDFSNVLFYSDR, via the coding sequence ATGACAACCTATCGACTAGAGGATTTAGGCTGTGGTGAAGCACTCCGTGCGATCCTGCGGGAAGAGATTTCAGACGCAGAAATTGCAGCGATTGAATCTACCATCCGGCCCTTTGTTGCTATCGAAACTACGGTTTCCGGAAGTAATTCGCCCCTACCCTGGGAAAGCCGATTTGGTGGAAGACCTTATCTTCCCACAGGAACTGACTATCCTCACATTGACGGCAAACCAGCACCCTTGCTAGCCCAGATCAATTTTGCCGAGGTGCCTCCGTTAGAAGGGTTTCCTACGTCAGGGATCTTGCAGTTCTATGCAGTGGACAAGCCCACCTGGCAATGGAACCATTCCTGGTTCGCCACAGAAGGCCGGACATCAATGTCCTATGGAGAACTCATGGAACTGGCAGGGGCAAAGGTTCTCTTTTTCCCAGAGCCTATCCTCTCGGTTAAAGCGGTGACCACTGACTTCAGGTTTCTCCCCTCGTTTGAGCATTCGCTCGTACCGGAGAGACTTGATCTCCGCTTTCAAATCCAACTTGCACCGATGGATGTAGGCGGTTTAAACACCTGGGTCGAAACATTGAGGGAAAGCGAATTCTTTGCTGAAAACTATGACTATGCGCTTAGAGAACTTAGCGATCGCACCAGCAATGATCCGTCGCTAGAAGAAGCCGCACACCTTTTGTATGGTGACGGACACCGTTTGGGTGGCTATCCCGCCTTTAGCCAATCTGATCCTCGCACGCAACTGTTTCCCCTCGCTTTTGGTGAAAGCTTTCCGCCCTATGATTTGCTGTTCCGGATGGTGGGTCAACCGGGAGTGAATCTGCATGATTCAATTCTTTATTTCTTAATTCCACCTGCTGATTTGCAAAGCAGAGATTTTTCTAACGTTCTGTTTTATAGCGATCGCTAG
- a CDS encoding DUF6331 family protein, with translation MEEITIPEPLWSLLRCCEVNCVAACCGLVACQERIEG, from the coding sequence ATGGAAGAAATTACGATTCCCGAACCGCTCTGGTCACTGCTGCGCTGCTGCGAGGTGAACTGCGTAGCTGCCTGCTGCGGTCTAGTAGCTTGTCAAGAAAGAATTGAGGGATAG